One genomic segment of Intestinimonas butyriciproducens includes these proteins:
- a CDS encoding YerC/YecD family TrpR-related protein — protein sequence MTKKADKEHGDLLYESILTLKDLDECKKFFEDLCTVAELRAMEQRFEVALLLSDGMIYNDILERTGASSATISRVNRSLNYGADGYKNVLPRAKEIRKRYEQEDE from the coding sequence ATGACGAAAAAAGCCGATAAGGAGCATGGCGACCTGCTTTACGAGAGCATCCTGACCCTAAAGGATCTGGACGAGTGCAAGAAATTTTTTGAAGATCTCTGCACGGTGGCGGAGCTGAGGGCCATGGAGCAGCGGTTTGAGGTGGCGCTCCTCCTCAGCGATGGGATGATCTACAATGATATTCTGGAACGCACCGGGGCCAGCAGCGCCACCATCAGCCGAGTCAACCGCTCGCTGAACTACGGCGCGGACGGCTACAAGAATGTACTGCCCCGCGCCAAGGAGATCCGGAAGAGGTATGAACAGGAGGACGAATGA